The genomic window GGCCGGCGACCGCATCAAGGAGATCGATGCCCGGCTGCGCGAGGTGGAAGGCGCCGTCGAGCACGAGTTGCTGCGCATTCCCAACCTGGTGGACCCGTCCGTTCCCGAGGGCGGCGAAGAGGCCAACCAGGTCGTCCGCACCTGGGGGGAGCCGCGCGCGTTCGGCTTCGCCCCGCGCCCGCACTGGGAGATCGGCGCCGAGCTGGGCTTGATGGACCTGGCGGGCGGCGCCAAGGTGGCGGGGAGCGGCTTTCCCGCGTACCGGGGGATGGGCGCCCGGCTGCAGCGCGCGCTGATCAACTTCTTCCTCGACCTGCACACCCGCGAGCACGGCTACACCGAGGTGGAGCCGCCCTTCCTGGTGACGCGCGAGTCCATGCAGGGCACGGGGCAGTATCCCAAGTTCGTGGAAGACGGCGACGCCTACGAGCTGCCGGAAGACGGGCTGTACCTGGTGCCCACCAGCGAGGTGCCGCTGGTGAACCTGCTGCGCGACGAGCTGCTGGACGCCGGCCGCCTGCCCACGCGCTTCACGGCCTACTCGCCCTGCTTCCGGCGTGAGGCGGGGTCGGCGGGCAAGGACACGCGCGGGCTGCTGCGGCTTCACCAGTTCGACAAGGTGGAGCTGGTGCGCTTCGAGCGGCCGGAGCGCTCGTGGGAGGCGCTGGAGGAGATGACGGGGCACGCCGAGCGGGTGCTTCAGCTGCTGGGCCTTCCCTACCGCGTGCTGCTGCTGGCCGGCGGCGACACGGGCTTCGGCTCGGCCAAGACGTACGACCTGGAGGTGTGGGCGCCGGGTGTAGACCGCTGGCTGGAAGTGTCGAGCGCTAGCAACATGACGGACTTTCAGGCGCGCCGTGCCAGCATCCGCTACCGCCCCGAGCCGGGCGCCCGCCCCGAGTTCGTCCACACGCTGAACGCGTCGGGGCTGGCGCTGCCGCGCACGGTGATCGCCCTGCTGGAAAACGGACAGCAGGAAGACGGGTCGGTCACCATTCCCGAGCCGCTGCGCCCGTACCTGGGGACGGACCGGCTGGTTCGCCCCTGACCGTGGCCGGGCGCGCCCCGCCGGGCGCGCCGGACCCCATCCACCGCTCCTTCATGCGGACCCCCGCCCCGCGGCGCCGCGGATGAACCGGCGCCACTGGCCCACCGCGCTCGCGGTGCTGGCCGCGGCCATCCTGGCCTGGTACCTGGTGTACAGCCAGGCGCTCGTGCGCGAGATGCGCAAGGACGCCCAGGTGCACTCGCGCATGGTGGTGCGGGTGTTCCACGGCCTGACGGACCCGCAGGCCGAGCCGGTGGGCACCCTGCTGGCCCTGTCGGGAGAGATCCAGCGGCTGCGCGTGCCCATCGTGTACGCCGACCAGGACGGCGTTCCCGCGTACTGGGTGAACCTTCCCTTCGAGGCCGTCCCGGGCGACACCGCGGACATGATCCGCGTGATGAACTACTCCGCGCGGCTGGCCTCGCGCAACCCGCCGCTGACGGAGAAGGGGCTGGGCACCATCTACTTCGGCGACCCGCCCACGGTGGAGCGGCTGCGGTGGATTCCCCTGCTGCAGGTGGGCGCGCTGGTGGGGCTCCTGGGCGCACTGGCCTCCCTGATCCGCCACAACCAGCGCACCGAGCGCGAGCGCATCTGGGCGGCGATGGCGCGCGAGTCGGCGCACCAGATGGCCACGCCGCTGTCGTCGCTGGCGGGGTGGGTGGAGATCCTTCGCCTGCCGGACGAGGAGCGCGAGCCCATGGCCACCCTTCCCGCCGTGGCGGGCGAGATGGAAGCCGACCTGGACCGGCTGGAGAAGGTGGCGCGCCGCTTCGAGTGGATCGGGCGGCCGGTGCAGAAGGACCCGGTAGACGTGCGCACGCTGCTGCGGGTGCTGGAGCGCTACATCCGCGTGCGGCTGCCGCAGCTGGGCCGCGGGGTAGACCTGGAGGTGGACGTGCCCGAGGGGACGCCGCCGGTACTGGGCAACGCCATCCTGCTGGAGTGGGCGCTGGAAAACCTGGTGAAGAACGCGCTC from Longimicrobium sp. includes these protein-coding regions:
- the serS gene encoding serine--tRNA ligase, producing the protein AGDRIKEIDARLREVEGAVEHELLRIPNLVDPSVPEGGEEANQVVRTWGEPRAFGFAPRPHWEIGAELGLMDLAGGAKVAGSGFPAYRGMGARLQRALINFFLDLHTREHGYTEVEPPFLVTRESMQGTGQYPKFVEDGDAYELPEDGLYLVPTSEVPLVNLLRDELLDAGRLPTRFTAYSPCFRREAGSAGKDTRGLLRLHQFDKVELVRFERPERSWEALEEMTGHAERVLQLLGLPYRVLLLAGGDTGFGSAKTYDLEVWAPGVDRWLEVSSASNMTDFQARRASIRYRPEPGARPEFVHTLNASGLALPRTVIALLENGQQEDGSVTIPEPLRPYLGTDRLVRP
- a CDS encoding HAMP domain-containing sensor histidine kinase; its protein translation is MNRRHWPTALAVLAAAILAWYLVYSQALVREMRKDAQVHSRMVVRVFHGLTDPQAEPVGTLLALSGEIQRLRVPIVYADQDGVPAYWVNLPFEAVPGDTADMIRVMNYSARLASRNPPLTEKGLGTIYFGDPPTVERLRWIPLLQVGALVGLLGALASLIRHNQRTERERIWAAMARESAHQMATPLSSLAGWVEILRLPDEEREPMATLPAVAGEMEADLDRLEKVARRFEWIGRPVQKDPVDVRTLLRVLERYIRVRLPQLGRGVDLEVDVPEGTPPVLGNAILLEWALENLVKNALDALAGSGGRICIEAQAHGERRVEIRVIDNGPGVSPAVRSTLFDPGVSTKKGGWGVGLSLARRIVEDVHHGRLRLEPSDRGARFVMILPSIREKDVADDQAMPRRFARKAAS